In Streptomyces sp. 71268, the DNA window GCACGGCCGCGCAGATGCTGCGGGTCGCCACATCCAGCGCGATGGTCAGCTCGGGCCGCTCCACCACCCCGTCGTCGAGCACCACGAAGACATCCAGCAGGGTGCTGTCCATCATCACGAGCTCACCGGGCGCCATCACCGTCGTCGGCACGAACGGGGGAGCCGGCCGCGCCGAGCGCCAGCGGCGCTGGCGCGCACTGCCCAGCAGCCCGCGCCCGTCGGCCAGGGCGTGCATCAGCCGGTTGAACGTCGCCGTCGACGGCAGCGGCACCGCCCCGGGGCCGTGCCGCTCGGCCAGCAGCCGCTCGGTATACACACGAAGCCGCCCCAGCGTCCCGCTGGAGCGTTCCCGCCCCGCCTCCAGCACCTCCCGCAGGGCGGCCACGACCCGCTCGTCCGCACGCCCCAGCGCCGACCGGGGCCGCACGGTCCGCTGATCCACCAGTCCCCACACCCCGCCGTCGCGGTAGCGGGCCCGCATCCGCCGCACCGTCACCGCGCTGGTCGGCACCCCCGCCGCCGACAGCTCCGCCGCCTTCGCCTCCTCCCGCTGCGTCAGCGTCCGCACATCCGGGTCGTACTCAGCCCGTGGAGGACCAACCGCACAGGATCCGCCCGGGTGCCCCGTTTCCACCTCCCGCACATGCAGTTCCCACGCCAGGGCCCGCTCCCGCACCGCCTCGGGCAACGACTCCAGCAAGCCCAGCGGCGGCACCCGGCAGACGGCCGGCGCAGCCACAACCTCGAACCCCTCGTCGGCGAACAACAGCGACAGCAGCAGCGCCGCCATCTCGCCGTTCTCGGCGATCAGCCGCGCCTGCCCGCCGGCGAGGGCCGCTACCGTCCAGGCTCGCCCCTCGAACCGCACCCGGGACCCCACCTCGACCACCGGCCCGCCGGCCCCGGCCCCGTGCCCCCATCACGCCGCTCGCGCCCACACCGGCATCCGCTCATGCATCGGAGCGCCCAGATCCGCGGACAGCTGCCCCGCCCACAGAGCATGGAACAGCGCGGGAAGGACCACCATCGGATCCCCGGTCCGGCGCACGCCCTCCCACAGCGGCGTACGGCTTGCGAACGACTCCCGCAACGCCGCCGCCAGCTGCTGTCCTGCGCGGTACCGCGGATGCCGGTATCCGGCCAGCCAGGTCACGTTGCGCCGGTAGACCGGATCGACCGGACCCAGCACCCAGTACCGCCAGCCCACCGCCGCACACACCTCACCGACC includes these proteins:
- a CDS encoding TnsA-like heteromeric transposase endonuclease subunit, with amino-acid sequence MSASEAVSSPQGQAHGAGMVVVGDHRGLVHYGSGAMRLHLMLLDRDPRVQGLSSRPLELRWRAPEGMRTHVPQVMLRLTDGQGVLADCTAAGELSGRQRSLAAVVGEVCAAVGWRYWVLGPVDPVYRRNVTWLAGYRHPRYRAGQQLAAALRESFASRTPLWEGVRRTGDPMVVLPALFHALWAGQLSADLGAPMHERMPVWARAA